Proteins encoded by one window of Streptacidiphilus sp. PB12-B1b:
- a CDS encoding FAD-dependent oxidoreductase yields MVQPLSKQDPLLEQETEQESSAAPGPGGSAGAAPVVVVGAGPYGLSVAAYLRALGVPVRVFGVVMGSWRHDMASGMFLKSTPDAVDLAAPVPGAELSDFVRAVGEPELTELTPIPCTLFVRYGQWFQDRHVGPVEETRVASVTGSGAGSGGAGGFTVRLEDGEEFTASAVVVASGLTGLARIPQKLSHLAPEGPAADALLSHTSQHADLSVFAGQRVAVVGGGQSALESAALMQESGATVDVLVRANKVIFGGRPVLHRSLLRRVVKPSSPLGTGWALAVICASPELVRRLPGPARRYILRRVLGPSGGWWLRDRVEGRVTIHTGREVARAEAGPDGIRLRLAGTGSGPAEMTVDHVLAATGYTIDISATRFLAPELRDALVRVPGALGPRLSSAFESSVPGLFFTGNLAAPAFGPMMRFVVGTRYAASRIAPAAARHAAQRTAQHTG; encoded by the coding sequence GTGGTCCAGCCACTTTCCAAGCAGGATCCACTCCTGGAGCAGGAGACCGAGCAGGAGAGCAGCGCCGCGCCCGGCCCGGGCGGCTCCGCCGGAGCAGCCCCCGTCGTGGTGGTGGGAGCCGGACCGTACGGCCTGTCCGTGGCCGCGTACCTGCGCGCGCTCGGGGTGCCCGTGCGGGTGTTCGGCGTGGTGATGGGCAGTTGGCGGCATGACATGGCCTCGGGGATGTTCCTCAAGTCCACCCCGGACGCCGTGGACCTGGCCGCGCCCGTGCCCGGGGCCGAGCTGTCCGACTTCGTCCGGGCCGTGGGCGAGCCCGAGCTGACCGAGCTGACCCCCATCCCCTGCACGCTCTTCGTCCGCTACGGCCAGTGGTTCCAGGACCGCCACGTCGGGCCGGTCGAGGAGACCCGGGTGGCGTCGGTGACCGGCAGCGGCGCCGGGAGCGGCGGCGCGGGCGGCTTCACCGTCCGGCTGGAGGACGGCGAGGAGTTCACCGCGTCCGCCGTGGTCGTCGCCTCCGGGCTGACCGGCCTGGCGCGCATACCGCAGAAGCTGTCCCACCTCGCCCCCGAGGGCCCGGCGGCGGACGCGCTGCTGTCGCACACCAGCCAGCACGCCGACCTGTCGGTCTTCGCCGGGCAGCGCGTCGCGGTGGTCGGCGGCGGGCAGTCGGCGCTGGAGAGCGCGGCGCTGATGCAGGAGTCCGGTGCCACGGTCGACGTGCTGGTGCGCGCGAACAAGGTGATCTTCGGCGGCCGTCCGGTGCTGCACCGCAGCCTGCTGCGGCGGGTGGTCAAGCCCTCGTCGCCGCTGGGCACCGGCTGGGCCCTGGCGGTCATCTGCGCCTCCCCCGAGCTGGTGCGCAGGCTTCCCGGCCCGGCCCGCCGCTACATCCTGCGCCGCGTCCTCGGCCCCTCCGGCGGCTGGTGGCTGCGCGACCGGGTGGAGGGACGGGTCACCATCCACACCGGCCGCGAGGTCGCCCGGGCCGAGGCCGGTCCGGACGGCATCCGGCTGCGCCTGGCCGGTACCGGCTCCGGTCCGGCGGAGATGACCGTCGACCACGTCCTGGCCGCGACCGGGTACACCATCGACATCAGCGCGACGCGCTTCCTCGCGCCCGAGCTGCGGGACGCCCTGGTACGGGTTCCGGGCGCGCTCGGGCCACGGCTGTCGTCCGCGTTCGAGTCGAGCGTCCCCGGGCTGTTCTTCACCGGCAACCTGGCGGCTCCGGCCTTCGGCCCGATGATGCGCTTCGTCGTCGGCACCCGCTACGCGGCCTCCCGGATAGCCCCGGCGGCGGCCCGGCACGCCGCCCAGCGCACTGCCCAACACACCGGCTGA
- a CDS encoding PIG-L deacetylase family protein, which translates to MVRSRGLMAVHAHPDDESLWTGGVLAQHAAEGRPTAVLTCTDGELAEGGSFAAPGTRVKELAQALAVLGVAESGILPYRDSGHLGRGKGSLCEAPMDDLVADLVARIRSFRPAAVATYDAFGIYGHPDHVRVHRAVLVAVEAAASAHLWPQAGPAWAVESLWLATLPESLVQRLLELGLESPLPCTPDARIAAAVDVRPWLDVKWEAVRAHASEFARGARIAAFEEPQLRELCLGREWFLYRPGPGARGGMSADPGVLLADADLG; encoded by the coding sequence ATGGTTCGATCACGGGGCCTGATGGCGGTTCACGCGCACCCGGACGACGAGTCGTTGTGGACCGGTGGCGTCCTTGCCCAGCATGCCGCCGAGGGCCGTCCCACCGCCGTCCTCACCTGCACCGACGGCGAGCTGGCCGAGGGCGGCTCCTTCGCCGCGCCCGGGACCAGGGTCAAGGAGCTGGCCCAGGCCCTCGCCGTGCTCGGCGTCGCCGAGTCCGGCATCCTGCCCTACCGCGACTCGGGCCATCTGGGCCGCGGCAAGGGCTCGTTGTGCGAGGCCCCGATGGACGACCTGGTCGCGGACCTGGTCGCGCGGATCCGCTCGTTCCGGCCCGCAGCGGTGGCCACGTACGACGCCTTCGGCATATACGGCCACCCGGACCACGTCCGGGTGCACCGCGCCGTCCTGGTCGCGGTCGAGGCGGCGGCCAGCGCGCACCTGTGGCCGCAGGCCGGTCCGGCCTGGGCGGTGGAGTCACTGTGGCTGGCCACCCTCCCCGAGTCGCTGGTGCAACGGCTGCTCGAGCTGGGCCTGGAGTCACCCCTGCCGTGCACCCCCGACGCCCGGATCGCCGCCGCCGTCGACGTCCGGCCCTGGCTGGACGTCAAGTGGGAGGCCGTCCGGGCGCACGCCTCCGAGTTCGCGCGGGGCGCCCGGATCGCCGCCTTCGAGGAGCCGCAGCTGCGCGAGCTGTGCCTGGGACGCGAGTGGTTCCTGTACCGGCCGGGGCCGGGAGCCCGCGGAGGGATGTCCGCGGACCCCGGCGTCCTCCTGGCCGACGCCGACCTGGGCTGA